In Mesotoga sp. Brook.08.105.5.1, the sequence CAAAGCCAGGGGGATGAAAAAGGCCGTTGAAAAGATGGTAGATCGTCTGCTAGACACAGTCAAAGGAAAGAAAGTCCTTTGTGTTGCTCTGTATCATTCTGGAGATGACAGCAATACGGTCTCCCTGGTTGATTGGGTCAGAACGAAAATCTCTTCGCTTTCTGAGAATTTGCTTGCAGGAGAGTTATCCTCTGGAATCCTGGTCCACGGAGGGAAAGGAATTATTGGGATAGGGGCCTTGATTGCGTAGGAATAATAAGATCCAGTAATCTTAACTAATGCACTGAAATCGTTGGAAGAAGCGTATCAAGTAAATCGATTGCCCAACAAGAAGCAACAGTGAGCAACGGAAAGATCTCAGGATTTATCTGCAGGATACAACAGCTAATTTGCCTTTTTCTTCGATATTTATTCTTCATTCACTCAAATAAAGGATATTCACGTTTTGACTGACTTAATTGAATTGTTATAATGGAAGCGATTCCAAATTCCTATTGATTATAGGAGCGATCTCTTTGAAGAAGCCAACTATTAAGGATGTTGCAGCTCTTTCCGGAGTTGGAACCGGTACCGTTTCGCGTGTACTAAATGGCGGTTCTGTTAAAGAGGCAACCAGGATTAAGGTTGTTAGAGCGATTGAGAAATTAGGTTATCAACCGAATCAAACGGCAAGAACACTGGCGGGAGGCAAGACAAGAAGAATTCTCTTCCTGATGCCGGAAGTCAGGACTGAGTTCCATTGGAGAGTTATGAAGTCGTTTGATGACTATCTCGACATGAAAAACTACGAGATGGTAATTTATCCTGTGTTTTCGGAAAGGAGACTGAGCAGACTTAGGAGAGATCTTGCTTTGCTTCATGACTCAGATGGGGCTGTAGTTTGTACAATGAACACAGAATTCTTGCTTAAGAACGGTATTGACTTCGGAACAAACATAGTCTTTTTTGAGGCTCAATCCGAGGAGTACGACTGTGTTTATCTGGATAATGTCATGGGCGGAAGGATGGCTGCCGAGCTGCTCATTGAGTGTGGCTCATCAGATTTCTTTGTGATCTCTTTTGAGGAAGAAAACACTATTCTAGCAACTGAGAATTTCGAAAAGAGAATTGAGGGCTTTATCGACATTCTCCGGGACAAGGGATATGATTTTGACCCAGAGAGGCTCGTCTACACATCGTTCTTCTTCGAAACGGCTCACGAAAAGATTGCACGGATCCTTTCTGAAAACACTAAACCCGGCATTTTCGCATTGGCCGACAATTTTGCCCTTGAGGTTCTTCAGACTGCTGCTGCTATGAAGAAGATTCCTGGAAAGGATTTTTTCCTTGTGGGATATGATAATCAGAGTTGGACTCAAAGAGCTGGTTTGACTACAATCGAGCAGCCAATGGAAGAAATGGGGAAGAAAACAGCGGAGCTGATAATCCAAAAGATAGAAGCACCAGGACAGTATGTTCAGCCGGTTAGATTCCTGCCCAAGCTAAAACGCAGGAGGACGGCCTGATTTATCTCTAATAGTGAGGAGGATTTATGGCCAGGAAAGATAAGCTATCACTTGCTCAGAAGGAACAGAGAACCGCTTACAAATTGCTTATTCCAGCTCTGCTGATCCTAGCGGCCGTTGCTTTTTATCCCCTGTTTCAGGTTTTCTACACGAGTCTCACCGACAAGGTCTTCGCCTCGGGAAAGGACGAGGCGCCTGAGTTCATAGGGCTAGAAAACTATAAGAGTCTGCTCGGGCTTACAATACGGGAACTACCTGCAGTGTTAGATGATTCAACCGGAGAAACATTGATTGACGAGTCAACGGGTAGACCAGTATATGAAAGAGCGATTAGAGTCTTGCCCAGAAGTCCGATCAGGTACAGAGAGTGGTTTCAGTTTTCTTTTTTCGGACGGCGTTATGTAGTAGGTGCGAGAGATCCTGAGTTCATGAAGGCGATCTGGAATACGCTGGTCTTCACTGTTATTTCGGTCTTTCTAGAGACTATTCTTGGTCTTGGAGTTGCACTTGTAGTGAACAGCAACTTCAAGGGGAAAGGAATTATGAGAGCTACAATGCTTGTTCCCTGGGCCGTTATTACCGTTGTCTCAGCAAGGATATGGGAGTGGATGCTTCAACCAACGAGAGCTGGTCTTTTCAACATGGTCATTAGTAGACTGGGCTTGGGCGATGGAGATCTTTCGTTCCTCAGTATGTCAGGTCTGCAAATGCCCACTCTCATAGCTGTAGATGTTTGGAAAACAACGCCGTTCATGGCGCTTCTGATTCTTGCGGGATTGCAGCTTATCCCGAGAGAACTCTATGAAGCTGGAAGGGTTGATGGAGCAAGTAGAATTAGACAGTTTCTCTCTATCACAATGCCGCTTTTAAAGCCTACGTTAGCTGTAGCGCTCATCTTCAGAACGCTTGACGCCCTAAGAGTGTTTGACGTATTTCAGGTCTTGATGGGCAACCGGATGTACTCTATGGCCTCATACAATTATTATCAGCTGATCGGGAACAGGAATATGGGACTAGCTTCGGCAATAGGCGTAATAATATTCTTCCTAATCGGTATCTTCGCTGTGATTTACATGAGGCTTATGGGAGTTGATGAAGAATGAAGAAGAATAGATTGCTCTGGTTCATAGGGAGAGTAGCTTTCTGGGTACTCGTACTGTTCATATTCTTTTACATGCTATTTCCGTTCTACTGGGCAGTTAACTCCTCGCTGAAGTCTGAGGCTCAACTACAGATGACCCCCGCTACTTTTGTTCCTGTGGACGGAAATGGAAAGTTCTCGCCGACACTTCAGAATTATGTTGCTGTGTTCAATGACGGGACCTTCGTTAGAGCTTTGTGGAACAGCACCATAGTTGCAGGACTAACTACAGTTCTTGCTCTAGGAGTTGGGTCTTTTGCGGCCTACGCAATGGGAAAACTTAGGTTCAAAGGGAAGAAGATAACACTCTATCTAATCCTTTCGCTAACCATGTTTCCTCAAATCACTGTACTCTCTGGGTTATACGCGGTAATCACAACGCTGAATCTAGGTGCTAGATTGAGTTTGATCCTCTCTTATATGATTTTTACTTTGCCTTTTACAACATGGGTTCTTACAGCTTTTTTCAAAGAGCTTCCTACGGAGATTATGCAGTCGGCATGGGTCGACGGTGCAACTCCATTCCAAACTTTCTATATGATCTTGCTGCCTTTGACAGCGCCGGCCCTAGTAACAGCAGGATTACTGGCATTTATAGCTGCTTGGAACGAGTACATATTTGCTCTTACATTCACAACTATTGCGCCTCAAGCAAGGACAATTCCCGTCGCGATTTCGTTGTTCACAGGGAGTGTCTCGAGACAGGTTCCCTTTGGCGAGATCATGGCTGGCGCAGTAGTGGTTACAGTACCGGTTGTAGTTCTTGTTTTCATCTTCCAAAGACGAATTGTGCAAGGATTGACTGCCGGGGCGGTAAAGGGATAGCGATGCTGAAATTATATGAATGTTTCGTTTCAATGCTAACGGGAGGTGATTTGAAGAGTCAAAGTAACTAAATGAGATTTGAGGATTGATGAAACTCAAAAAAACTCTTTTGAAGGAGGGGTATTATGAAAAAGGTACTTTTAACTCTCATGGTAGTATCATTCGCGTTAATGGCCATTTCCCAAACTGTGATTACGGTAGCCGCAGGAGCTGTCGGTCAGGAACTCGAGCTAACAAGGAAGGCTGCTGAGATGTATATGGAGATCCATCCGGATGTCACGGTAAGAGTTCTCGACACTCCAGATATGGTACAGGACAGACTAGGTCTCTATCTCCAGTTCCTCGAAGCAAGAAGTCCCGAGATTGACGTTTATCAGGTGGACGTAATCTGGCCCGGCGACCTCGCAGAACACTTCGTAGATCTTTACGAGTACAACGCCGACAAGGTTGTATCGATGCACTTTCCGGCAATAGTTGAGAATAACACAGTAGATGGAAAACTGGTTGCCATTCCATGGTTCACGGATGCCGGACTTCTCTACTACAGGACCGACCTTCTTGAAAAGTATGGGCTTGCTGTGCCGAAGACCTGGGACGAACTGGAAGAGACAGCAAGAATAATACAGGAAGGCGAGAGGAAAACAAATCCCGACTTTTGGGGATTTGTTTGGCAGGGAAACGCCTATGAGGGCTTAACATGTGACGCTCTTGAATGGCTTGCTTCAAACGATGCAGGTACGATTATCAGCGCCGACAAGAAGATAACAATTGCCAATGCAAACGCCGTTGAGATACTTGAAAAGGCCGCCGGCTGGGTAGGCACGATTTCTCCAAGTGGTGTCTTGACATTTGCCGAAGAGGATGCAAGAGCGGTATGGCAGACAGGGAACGCTGCTTTCATGAGAAACTGGCCATACGCTTATTCACTAAGCAGAGGCGAGGACAGCGCCGTAGCAGGAAAGTTTGACGTCTCTCCTCTACCTGCAGGAAAGAGCGGTAGCGGAGCGGCAACGCTTGGCGGTTGGCAGCTCTCGGTTAGCAAGTACAGCAGAAATCCGGAAATTGCAGCCGATGTGGCGCTCTTCATGGCTGGATATGAAGTTCAGAAGATGAGGGCAGTAGAAGGCTCCTTTAACCCCACAATTGGGGCTCTTTATGCGGATTACGAAGTGCTAAAAGCCAATCCGTTTTTTG encodes:
- a CDS encoding LacI family DNA-binding transcriptional regulator, with translation MKKPTIKDVAALSGVGTGTVSRVLNGGSVKEATRIKVVRAIEKLGYQPNQTARTLAGGKTRRILFLMPEVRTEFHWRVMKSFDDYLDMKNYEMVIYPVFSERRLSRLRRDLALLHDSDGAVVCTMNTEFLLKNGIDFGTNIVFFEAQSEEYDCVYLDNVMGGRMAAELLIECGSSDFFVISFEEENTILATENFEKRIEGFIDILRDKGYDFDPERLVYTSFFFETAHEKIARILSENTKPGIFALADNFALEVLQTAAAMKKIPGKDFFLVGYDNQSWTQRAGLTTIEQPMEEMGKKTAELIIQKIEAPGQYVQPVRFLPKLKRRRTA
- a CDS encoding ABC transporter substrate-binding protein, producing the protein MKKVLLTLMVVSFALMAISQTVITVAAGAVGQELELTRKAAEMYMEIHPDVTVRVLDTPDMVQDRLGLYLQFLEARSPEIDVYQVDVIWPGDLAEHFVDLYEYNADKVVSMHFPAIVENNTVDGKLVAIPWFTDAGLLYYRTDLLEKYGLAVPKTWDELEETARIIQEGERKTNPDFWGFVWQGNAYEGLTCDALEWLASNDAGTIISADKKITIANANAVEILEKAAGWVGTISPSGVLTFAEEDARAVWQTGNAAFMRNWPYAYSLSRGEDSAVAGKFDVSPLPAGKSGSGAATLGGWQLSVSKYSRNPEIAADVALFMAGYEVQKMRAVEGSFNPTIGALYADYEVLKANPFFGSLYDVFINAVARPSTATAPRYNEVSTLFFKAVHNILLGTADAQNALEELALDLEDLTGFEVVWGF
- a CDS encoding carbohydrate ABC transporter permease, which codes for MKKNRLLWFIGRVAFWVLVLFIFFYMLFPFYWAVNSSLKSEAQLQMTPATFVPVDGNGKFSPTLQNYVAVFNDGTFVRALWNSTIVAGLTTVLALGVGSFAAYAMGKLRFKGKKITLYLILSLTMFPQITVLSGLYAVITTLNLGARLSLILSYMIFTLPFTTWVLTAFFKELPTEIMQSAWVDGATPFQTFYMILLPLTAPALVTAGLLAFIAAWNEYIFALTFTTIAPQARTIPVAISLFTGSVSRQVPFGEIMAGAVVVTVPVVVLVFIFQRRIVQGLTAGAVKG
- a CDS encoding sugar ABC transporter permease, with amino-acid sequence MARKDKLSLAQKEQRTAYKLLIPALLILAAVAFYPLFQVFYTSLTDKVFASGKDEAPEFIGLENYKSLLGLTIRELPAVLDDSTGETLIDESTGRPVYERAIRVLPRSPIRYREWFQFSFFGRRYVVGARDPEFMKAIWNTLVFTVISVFLETILGLGVALVVNSNFKGKGIMRATMLVPWAVITVVSARIWEWMLQPTRAGLFNMVISRLGLGDGDLSFLSMSGLQMPTLIAVDVWKTTPFMALLILAGLQLIPRELYEAGRVDGASRIRQFLSITMPLLKPTLAVALIFRTLDALRVFDVFQVLMGNRMYSMASYNYYQLIGNRNMGLASAIGVIIFFLIGIFAVIYMRLMGVDEE